From one Holophagales bacterium genomic stretch:
- a CDS encoding D-cysteine desulfhydrase family protein, whose translation MNSIGAVLDAVERVPLAVLPTPLQEAPRLAAHLGLRRLLVKRDDATGLAMGGNKARKLEYDLAPALSAGCDVVVTVGGTQSNHAAMTAAAARRLGLDVKLVLGGPDIARRKGNLLLDAVYGAEVRYLVDDDDNDSLAAAMDAWVAELRAGGRRPFAVPLGGSTAAGALGYVRAMRELAAQVGPGKVQLVTAVGSCGTFAGLCLGARLFLPGARVVGISVSRSASQIVERSAELVAGSARLLGLEPPLFAPDLECHDAFRGDYGVATAAGREAILTSARLEGLLLDPVYTGKAMAGLFGLARAGLLDPGVPVVFLHTGGLPILFAFEDAFDDAAPFTRVRTGSAR comes from the coding sequence ATGAACTCCATAGGCGCGGTTCTCGACGCGGTCGAGCGGGTCCCGCTCGCGGTCCTTCCCACGCCGCTGCAGGAGGCCCCCCGCCTCGCGGCGCACCTCGGCCTCAGGCGGCTCCTCGTCAAGCGAGACGACGCGACCGGCCTCGCCATGGGAGGGAACAAGGCGCGGAAGCTCGAATACGACCTCGCCCCCGCCCTCTCCGCGGGCTGCGACGTCGTCGTCACGGTCGGCGGCACGCAGTCGAACCACGCCGCCATGACGGCGGCCGCGGCACGCCGGCTCGGGCTCGACGTGAAGCTCGTCCTCGGCGGGCCGGACATCGCGCGGCGAAAGGGCAATCTCCTCCTCGACGCCGTCTACGGGGCCGAGGTCCGCTACCTCGTCGACGACGACGACAACGACTCCCTCGCCGCGGCGATGGACGCGTGGGTCGCCGAGCTTCGCGCCGGGGGACGACGGCCCTTTGCGGTTCCCCTGGGCGGAAGCACGGCCGCGGGCGCCCTCGGGTACGTCCGGGCGATGCGCGAGCTCGCGGCCCAGGTCGGCCCCGGGAAGGTCCAGCTCGTGACGGCCGTCGGGTCGTGCGGGACGTTCGCCGGCCTCTGCCTCGGCGCCCGCCTCTTCCTCCCGGGCGCGCGGGTCGTCGGGATCAGCGTCTCGCGCAGCGCCTCCCAGATCGTCGAGCGAAGCGCGGAGCTCGTCGCCGGGAGCGCGCGCCTCCTCGGCCTCGAACCGCCGCTTTTCGCGCCGGACCTCGAGTGCCACGACGCCTTCCGCGGCGACTACGGCGTCGCAACCGCGGCCGGCCGCGAGGCGATCCTGACCTCCGCCCGGCTCGAGGGCCTCCTCCTCGACCCCGTCTATACCGGCAAGGCGATGGCGGGCCTCTTCGGCCTCGCCCGCGCCGGCCTCCTCGACCCCGGCGTCCCGGTCGTCTTCCTCCACACGGGTGGCCTGCCGATCCTCTTCGCGTTCGAGGACGCGTTCGACGACGCGGCCCCGTTCACGAGGGTCAGGACCGGGAGCGCCCGATGA